GGTTGTCTCCGGTTCTGCATATTCGGCATCAGTTAATCGATTAAGTTTATCGTAGGTATAATTGTACCTTTTCAGAATATCCTGTGAAGAATTTTTCCAATCTATTTCTGCAATATTTCCATTGAACCTGCCGGAAGAGATGCTGGTATAGACAGGATTATTGTATTTTACCTCATACCCAAAAAGTTTCCCATTCAGATTCGCAGGATTATTGATCCTGGTTATCCACCCCCGGATATTGTATTGGTAATCTATGGTTTGTAATGGGGATGCAGCAGCTGTTCCTCCTACTTTCTTGGATTCCAACTGGGAAATCTCATTATACTTATTCTGTGTGAGGTATTCAACAGGATTGCTGCCCACCTGATGGGTATGGGTCAGAAGCCTGTTCTGAGGATCATAGGTGAATTTTTCTACAATAGCCTTTTCAGGATCCGAACCCAATCTTCTATGGTAGGTATTGCTCTGAAGGACAACTCCTGTAAAGTCAAGTTTATTGTTAACTACCGTATAACCACCCAAATGGTTATTGCTTCTTGAACCGATATTTCTTCCTTTGGTATCATACCAGATAAAGTTACGCGTCCATTGATCATCTTCTATATTTTTGATATAGGAAGCGGTAAGCAATCCCTTGGTGGTTCTTTCCTGAGCCGGATTGTCCGTAAGAAGAGGCTGGGCAAATACATTGGTAACCGCTGAAGAGCCTGGTGGATAGCTGTCATAATAATTAACACTTAATACCTGGCTAACATTGGAAGGGGTGGAAAGCTTGGTATAGTATACCGCCATACCGTTTAAGGTAAATCCCACCGCAGCCGTTCGGGTTTCATATAAAACGGTATTGACATTCGCACTGTTTTGTATCGATACCCTATTGGCTGTATTATTGGTGATTCCTGTATAAATGGTTCTTCCAAACTGGTCATACTTGGTAAAGAGCCATTGTCCTTTTCCTTTAAGAACTGTATCTTGAGTCAGAATAAGCTGATCTGCTTTATTGTACACCATATACTCCCAGCCTTTTCCGGGCAGTTTTTTTTCTACCAGACGGTTTTTGCTGTCATATTTATACTGGTAGCATAAATCGTTAAGCACGGTATTGGGATCTGATTCTAAAGCCGCTTTGGGAGGAATCACAAAAGCCAGCTGATTATAGTCATTATAAACATAATAGGTATCGGCATTTTCTGTAGCACTGATGACTTTTCTTACCAGCAAAACCTGTCCCTGAGCATTTTTAAATTCAATAGTTGGGTTTCCGTCTTCATCAGTCACTGTATTTTTATACAACTCTCCTGTTCCATAGGAGCCTGGTGCAAGTAATTTGGATTCAAAATTGGTATAGTTAAAAGTAGTGGTATATTTTTTAACGTCTCCAGTGACATTAGCCTGGTATCCAAATTGTACAGGTTTGTTAGCCCATGCATTTCCCACCTGCTTTTGTCCTAAAACACGATTTAACGGAGAGCTTTCCAGAATTTTCTCTGAATAGATTTTCTCCGTACTATATGGTGTACTGCTTACATTGGCTAAGGGATTGGCAACAATGCCGCCACTGAGAGTTCCTCCCTGAGGCACGGGCAGATAGTCCAACACCTGTCTCCCGAAACCATCATATACAATAGGGGTTACAACATCTTTTCCTAATGGAGAGGCTTTGACATTGACAATTTGTTTGGGTCTTCCCAAC
This portion of the Chryseobacterium culicis genome encodes:
- a CDS encoding DUF6443 domain-containing protein, whose translation is MKKILIPIGIFIIGIAQAQLTSTENYVYSKTYLSDPTLANVKSSETVQYFDGLGRPKQIVNVKASPLGKDVVTPIVYDGFGRQVLDYLPVPQGGTLSGGIVANPLANVSSTPYSTEKIYSEKILESSPLNRVLGQKQVGNAWANKPVQFGYQANVTGDVKKYTTTFNYTNFESKLLAPGSYGTGELYKNTVTDEDGNPTIEFKNAQGQVLLVRKVISATENADTYYVYNDYNQLAFVIPPKAALESDPNTVLNDLCYQYKYDSKNRLVEKKLPGKGWEYMVYNKADQLILTQDTVLKGKGQWLFTKYDQFGRTIYTGITNNTANRVSIQNSANVNTVLYETRTAAVGFTLNGMAVYYTKLSTPSNVSQVLSVNYYDSYPPGSSAVTNVFAQPLLTDNPAQERTTKGLLTASYIKNIEDDQWTRNFIWYDTKGRNIGSRSNNHLGGYTVVNNKLDFTGVVLQSNTYHRRLGSDPEKAIVEKFTYDPQNRLLTHTHQVGSNPVEYLTQNKYNEISQLESKKVGGTAAASPLQTIDYQYNIRGWITRINNPANLNGKLFGYEVKYNNPVYTSISSGRFNGNIAEIDWKNSSQDILKRYNYTYDKLNRLTDAEYAEPETTNPHNKNFDERLTYDVNGNITFLKRNAIPVFGATSTLVDDLAYKYTGNRLNQIIESSLNDTGYEGGNN